One genomic segment of Occultella kanbiaonis includes these proteins:
- a CDS encoding glycoside hydrolase family 127 protein: MTENPTTAVARRVPANVRDVVVHDPFWAPRQEQLRARTLDAQYDQLVATGRLGALALTWTPESDEPKPHPFWESDIAKWLEAASYVLGTHPDPALEAKVDGVIAALAGAQREDGYLNVYFTAVAPGQRFTDLRDAHELYSAGHLIEAGVAHYSSTGRTTLLDVVTRLADLLCDEFGPGGAHHGGYCGHEEVELALVRLYRATGERRYLDLALTFVDARGTEPHYFDLEHDRRGTPGFFGAMFPQREGRRREFGEYNQSHAPVREQTEAVGHAVRAMYLYCAMADLAAETGDEGLRAACERLWTHLTTRRMYVTGGIGDSRHNEGFTRDHALPNETAYAETCAAIGLVFWARRMAGLTGQAAYIEILERALHNGVIAGVSEDGQRFFYENPLASDGTVERADWFDCACCPPNLARLEASLGSYIYATAADTIAVDLFIGSTLTTEVAGSRVELRQDTSGPGGDRVDLTVRTAAPATWSLLVRAPSWSRSVSVRVNGERPDGGGAVDGNGYVTLRREWADGDTVEVRFDVDVRRVHASTLVAADAGRVALTRGPFVYCIEGVDVGVPAHAVLLGETTPQPRATPSGVVPELAGPAWGESRGQADQDSLYFGERAPRTELPLTAVPYYSWNNRGRSTMAVWLRES; this comes from the coding sequence ATGACCGAGAACCCGACCACCGCCGTCGCCCGCCGGGTGCCAGCCAACGTGCGCGACGTCGTCGTCCACGACCCGTTCTGGGCCCCACGCCAGGAACAGCTGCGCGCACGCACCCTGGACGCGCAGTACGACCAGCTCGTCGCGACCGGCCGGCTCGGCGCCCTCGCGCTGACTTGGACGCCGGAGTCGGACGAGCCGAAGCCGCACCCGTTCTGGGAGTCCGACATCGCCAAGTGGCTGGAGGCGGCCAGCTATGTCCTCGGCACCCACCCGGACCCCGCGCTCGAGGCGAAGGTGGACGGCGTCATCGCCGCGCTCGCCGGCGCGCAGCGAGAGGACGGCTATCTGAACGTGTACTTCACGGCGGTCGCACCGGGACAGCGGTTCACCGACCTGCGCGACGCCCACGAGCTGTACTCGGCCGGGCACCTGATCGAGGCCGGGGTGGCCCACTACTCCTCGACCGGGAGGACCACCCTGCTGGACGTGGTCACCCGCCTCGCGGACCTGCTCTGCGACGAGTTCGGGCCGGGCGGCGCCCACCACGGCGGGTACTGCGGGCACGAGGAGGTCGAGCTCGCTCTGGTGCGCCTGTACCGGGCCACCGGCGAGCGCCGCTACCTCGACCTCGCCCTGACGTTCGTCGACGCCCGCGGCACCGAACCGCACTACTTCGACCTCGAGCACGACCGGCGCGGCACGCCAGGGTTCTTCGGCGCGATGTTCCCCCAGCGCGAGGGCCGCCGTCGGGAGTTCGGTGAGTACAACCAGTCGCACGCGCCAGTGCGGGAGCAGACCGAGGCGGTCGGCCATGCGGTGCGCGCGATGTACCTGTACTGCGCGATGGCCGACCTCGCCGCGGAGACCGGCGACGAGGGTCTGCGGGCCGCCTGCGAACGGCTCTGGACCCACCTGACCACCAGGCGCATGTACGTCACCGGCGGCATCGGCGACTCCCGCCACAACGAGGGCTTCACCCGCGACCACGCACTGCCGAACGAGACCGCCTACGCGGAGACCTGCGCCGCGATCGGCCTCGTGTTCTGGGCCCGGCGGATGGCCGGCCTGACCGGGCAGGCCGCCTACATCGAGATCCTCGAACGCGCCCTGCACAACGGGGTCATCGCGGGCGTCAGCGAGGACGGGCAACGGTTCTTCTACGAGAACCCGCTCGCGAGCGACGGCACCGTCGAACGGGCCGACTGGTTCGACTGCGCGTGCTGCCCGCCGAACCTGGCCCGGCTCGAGGCGTCCCTGGGGTCCTACATCTACGCGACCGCGGCGGACACGATCGCCGTGGACCTGTTCATCGGCTCCACGCTCACCACCGAGGTCGCCGGCAGCCGGGTCGAGCTGCGCCAGGACACCTCCGGGCCGGGCGGCGACCGGGTCGACCTGACTGTCCGCACCGCCGCACCGGCCACCTGGTCGCTGCTGGTCAGGGCGCCGTCGTGGTCGCGTTCGGTCTCCGTCCGCGTGAACGGCGAACGGCCCGACGGCGGTGGCGCGGTCGACGGGAACGGTTACGTCACGCTGCGGCGCGAGTGGGCGGACGGGGACACGGTCGAGGTGAGGTTCGACGTCGACGTGCGGCGGGTCCACGCGAGCACGCTCGTCGCCGCGGACGCCGGGCGGGTGGCGCTCACGCGCGGCCCGTTCGTGTACTGCATCGAGGGCGTCGACGTCGGCGTGCCTGCCCACGCCGTGCTCCTGGGTGAGACGACCCCGCAGCCGAGAGCGACGCCGTCGGGCGTGGTGCCGGAGCTCGCCGGACCGGCCTGGGGCGAGAGCCGGGGCCAGGCCGACCAGGACTCGTTGTACTTCGGCGAGCGGGCCCCCCGCACCGAGCTGCCGCTGACGGCGGTGCCGTACTACTCCTGGAACAACCGGGGCCGATCCACGATGGCGGTCTGGCTGCGGGAGTCCTGA
- a CDS encoding carbohydrate ABC transporter permease, translating into MTGVLTPGPKNPSAPTATAVQRRGRSPRTRVGEARGLTRAGLWLVLAFGAIVMIVPFVWLIRSALMTDAQIFSSPPAWIPDPFAWENFPQALTAQPFARYFLNTMIIELFVVTGTVITCSLSAFSFARLRWRGRNVVFGLLLSGVMLPYAVTLIPTFVMWSELGALDTFIPLTVPAFFAGAGGGVFNIFLFRQFFLSIPYELDEAAYIDGANPWTVYWRIIMPLAKPVTVVVVIFTFIGVWNDFLGPLLYLTDDSNFTLALGLATFQSTYTAQWGLLMAASLVVILPIIVLFFVLQRYFVEGVTLTGLKG; encoded by the coding sequence ATGACCGGCGTCCTGACCCCCGGGCCGAAGAACCCGTCGGCGCCGACGGCGACCGCGGTGCAGCGCCGGGGCCGTTCGCCCCGCACCCGCGTCGGTGAAGCACGCGGTCTGACGCGGGCCGGCCTCTGGCTGGTCCTCGCCTTCGGCGCCATCGTGATGATCGTGCCGTTCGTCTGGCTCATCCGCAGTGCGCTGATGACGGACGCGCAGATCTTCTCGAGCCCGCCGGCGTGGATCCCGGACCCGTTCGCCTGGGAGAACTTCCCGCAGGCGCTGACGGCGCAACCGTTCGCGCGCTACTTCCTGAACACGATGATCATCGAGCTGTTCGTGGTGACCGGCACCGTGATCACCTGTTCGCTGAGCGCGTTCAGCTTCGCCCGGCTGCGCTGGCGGGGCCGGAACGTGGTCTTCGGGCTGCTGCTCAGCGGCGTGATGCTGCCGTACGCGGTGACCCTGATCCCCACGTTCGTGATGTGGAGCGAACTCGGCGCGCTGGACACGTTCATCCCGCTGACGGTCCCGGCGTTCTTCGCCGGCGCCGGCGGCGGCGTGTTCAACATCTTCCTGTTCCGGCAGTTCTTCCTGTCCATCCCCTACGAACTCGACGAGGCCGCGTACATCGACGGGGCGAACCCGTGGACGGTCTACTGGCGGATCATCATGCCGCTCGCCAAGCCGGTGACAGTGGTCGTCGTGATCTTCACCTTCATCGGCGTCTGGAACGACTTCCTCGGCCCACTGCTGTACCTGACCGACGACTCGAACTTCACCCTGGCGCTCGGCCTGGCCACGTTCCAGAGCACGTACACCGCGCAGTGGGGGCTCCTCATGGCCGCCTCGCTCGTGGTGATCCTGCCGATCATCGTCCTGTTCTTCGTGCTGCAGCGGTACTTCGTCGAGGGCGTCACGCTCACGGGGCTCAAGGGATGA
- a CDS encoding RidA family protein, giving the protein MATIQRIRPEGLVSSPAFSHVAVVPPGATTIYVGGQNAVDVDGALVGAEDVAAQSVRALQNARTALAAVGATTDDVVQWNVLFVEGVDLAAAYGAIAGELASDEPPLVTGARVSGLGVPGALVEIGAIAAVLR; this is encoded by the coding sequence ATGGCTACCATCCAACGAATCCGCCCCGAAGGGCTCGTCTCCAGTCCGGCGTTCAGCCACGTGGCCGTCGTCCCGCCGGGCGCAACCACGATCTACGTCGGCGGCCAGAACGCCGTCGACGTCGACGGCGCACTCGTCGGCGCCGAGGACGTCGCGGCGCAGTCCGTCCGCGCGCTCCAGAACGCCAGGACCGCCCTCGCCGCCGTCGGCGCGACCACGGACGACGTGGTGCAGTGGAATGTGCTGTTCGTCGAGGGCGTCGACCTCGCGGCCGCCTACGGGGCGATCGCCGGCGAGCTCGCCTCCGATGAACCTCCGCTCGTGACCGGTGCGCGGGTGTCCGGGCTCGGCGTGCCCGGAGCGCTCGTGGAGATCGGTGCGATCGCTGCCGTGCTGCGATGA
- a CDS encoding ABC transporter transmembrane domain-containing protein yields the protein MALGAFLGTVWMVGLVFPPYLLSRAVDGLADADRGVVFAWSSALVGSGAVLAWLGIWRHRTMTKVRMDAAFRTVSTLAAQSIRLGAAQQRRGRAGEVVAIGTVDAWTLGRSLTVTGPGVGAAVAYVVIAVLLFQISTLLAVVVLCGVPVLALILGPALGPLQAVGAQYRAQQGALTGRIVDIIGGLTVLNGLGGKEVYADRFRHASQELQRQGYKVGRVTSLIQATALGVPTLFVAVVVWLAARLTVEGEISVGELVAVFGYAAVLVVPVSSFIEGAVDLSRALVAGRRVTDFLSLQRGDGVRARAVPGDGELIDSVTGLEVAAGTFTVIATSRQADAVALVDRLGGLRPGGAWNGEPMAEMDPGALRRQLLVADNDAALFAGTAGEVVAGAHDVDEDVVLHALHVAAADDLVRALPDGLASRIDSHGSNLSGGQRQRLRLARAVVSTPKVLLAVDPMSAVDAATEANVVERLVRERQGRTTVVTSTSILMLAEADHVHFVAGDRLVASGTHAGLIRDEPAYAALVLRGETTEPDKPDQHHKPDEGEAS from the coding sequence GTGGCACTGGGGGCGTTCCTCGGCACCGTCTGGATGGTGGGGCTGGTGTTCCCGCCGTACCTGCTCTCCCGGGCCGTCGACGGTCTCGCCGACGCCGACCGGGGTGTGGTGTTCGCGTGGTCGTCGGCCCTGGTCGGCTCGGGTGCGGTGCTCGCCTGGTTGGGCATCTGGCGGCACCGGACGATGACGAAGGTACGCATGGACGCCGCGTTCCGGACGGTGTCGACGCTCGCAGCACAGTCGATCCGGCTCGGTGCCGCCCAGCAGCGGCGAGGCCGAGCCGGAGAGGTGGTGGCCATCGGCACCGTCGATGCATGGACGCTCGGCCGCAGCCTCACCGTGACCGGGCCCGGCGTTGGAGCCGCAGTCGCCTACGTGGTGATCGCGGTGCTGCTGTTCCAGATCTCGACGCTGCTGGCCGTCGTGGTTCTCTGCGGGGTGCCGGTCCTGGCCCTGATCCTGGGGCCCGCGCTCGGCCCGTTGCAGGCGGTCGGTGCGCAGTACCGCGCGCAGCAGGGCGCCCTGACCGGCCGGATCGTCGACATCATCGGTGGTCTGACCGTGCTCAACGGTCTTGGCGGCAAGGAGGTCTACGCCGACCGGTTCCGGCACGCGTCCCAGGAGCTGCAGCGTCAGGGCTACAAGGTCGGGCGGGTCACCAGCCTGATCCAGGCGACCGCCCTGGGCGTGCCGACCCTGTTCGTGGCCGTGGTGGTGTGGTTGGCGGCGCGACTCACCGTCGAGGGCGAGATCTCCGTCGGCGAGCTGGTCGCGGTCTTCGGGTACGCGGCCGTCCTGGTCGTCCCGGTGTCGTCCTTCATCGAGGGCGCCGTCGATCTCAGTCGCGCCCTGGTCGCCGGCCGCCGGGTGACGGACTTCCTCTCGTTGCAGCGTGGCGACGGCGTCCGGGCCAGGGCCGTGCCGGGGGACGGCGAGCTCATCGACTCGGTGACGGGGCTCGAGGTCGCAGCGGGCACCTTCACCGTGATCGCCACCTCCCGCCAGGCCGATGCGGTGGCGCTGGTCGACCGGCTCGGCGGCCTGCGTCCGGGCGGGGCCTGGAACGGTGAGCCGATGGCCGAGATGGATCCCGGCGCGCTCCGTCGCCAGCTGCTGGTCGCCGACAACGACGCGGCGCTGTTCGCGGGAACGGCCGGCGAGGTGGTGGCCGGAGCTCACGACGTCGATGAGGACGTGGTGCTGCATGCCCTGCACGTCGCCGCAGCCGACGATCTCGTGCGCGCGCTGCCGGACGGTCTGGCGTCGAGGATCGACTCCCACGGAAGCAACCTGTCCGGTGGCCAACGGCAACGACTGAGGCTCGCCCGGGCGGTCGTCTCCACCCCGAAGGTGCTGCTGGCGGTCGATCCGATGTCCGCCGTCGACGCCGCCACCGAGGCGAACGTCGTCGAGCGCCTGGTCCGCGAACGTCAGGGTCGCACCACGGTGGTCACCTCGACATCGATCCTGATGCTGGCGGAGGCCGATCACGTGCATTTCGTGGCCGGCGACCGGCTGGTCGCGAGCGGCACCCACGCCGGCCTGATCCGTGACGAGCCCGCGTACGCGGCTCTCGTCCTACGCGGGGAGACCACCGAACCGGACAAGCCCGACCAGCATCACAAGCCCGACGAAGGCGAAGCCTCATGA
- a CDS encoding sialidase family protein: protein MPPPITVFERDTHGYQCFRIPALVRTPVGTLLAFAEGRMPAVHTDAWCHDAAPIDLVLRRSTDGGATWGPLQVLLRGAGQDDSGLTGPGGQATRGNPAPVVVTRGPHAGRVALLSCHNPAGVRTRTPFAQVSDDDGRTFSPARNLSHLMPDGVGWFATGPQHGLELGEGPRAGRLVVGINYDVDGARYGGLLCSDDAGQTWFRGATVTGADPGDIPQELGLVETSGGRLHAFARQNSYAPLTRQHAVSTDGGDSFEAPFVGVPDLITTPRIQGSVVRVAPAGAPAPPGTTVLFSSPSDPDTRRTMTIWRSDDDAATWSEVGPLSDDRAGYSDLAVLAPSVVGILYETGAYPDGDARDTIRFATLATP from the coding sequence ATGCCACCACCGATCACGGTCTTCGAGCGCGACACCCACGGCTACCAGTGCTTCCGCATCCCAGCCCTGGTCCGAACCCCGGTGGGCACCCTGCTCGCGTTCGCCGAGGGCCGGATGCCCGCGGTTCACACCGACGCCTGGTGCCACGACGCCGCGCCGATCGACCTGGTGCTGCGCCGTTCCACCGACGGCGGTGCCACCTGGGGGCCGCTGCAGGTCCTGCTGCGCGGCGCCGGCCAGGACGACTCCGGACTCACCGGTCCGGGCGGTCAGGCCACCCGAGGCAACCCGGCGCCGGTGGTCGTCACCCGGGGACCGCACGCCGGCCGGGTTGCTCTGCTCAGTTGCCACAACCCGGCCGGGGTGCGCACGCGCACCCCGTTCGCCCAGGTGAGCGACGACGACGGCCGCACCTTCTCGCCGGCCCGGAACCTCTCCCACCTCATGCCCGACGGCGTCGGTTGGTTCGCGACGGGCCCGCAACATGGTCTGGAGCTCGGTGAGGGCCCGCGTGCCGGCCGATTGGTGGTGGGCATCAACTACGACGTGGACGGTGCCCGTTACGGCGGGCTCCTCTGCAGCGACGATGCCGGACAGACGTGGTTCCGCGGCGCCACCGTCACCGGCGCGGACCCCGGCGACATCCCGCAGGAGCTCGGCCTCGTGGAGACGTCGGGCGGGCGCCTGCACGCGTTCGCCCGGCAGAACTCCTACGCGCCGCTCACCCGGCAGCACGCCGTCTCCACCGATGGCGGCGACAGCTTCGAGGCGCCGTTCGTCGGTGTCCCCGACCTGATCACCACGCCGAGGATCCAGGGCTCTGTGGTGCGCGTCGCCCCCGCGGGCGCGCCGGCGCCACCCGGGACCACGGTGTTGTTCAGCTCGCCGTCGGACCCGGACACGCGCCGCACCATGACGATCTGGCGTAGCGACGACGATGCCGCGACCTGGTCAGAGGTGGGACCGCTCAGCGATGACCGTGCCGGCTACTCGGATCTGGCCGTGCTGGCGCCGAGCGTCGTGGGGATCCTGTACGAGACCGGCGCCTATCCGGACGGCGACGCCCGTGACACGATCCGGTTCGCGACGCTCGCGACGCCGTAG
- a CDS encoding phosphotransferase enzyme family protein — protein sequence MTKSGSFKRAVRDHARRTGQRYTQARADLEDISRPFADTRPFDPDALTVHLESKYGIRVTSMLPIDDDPRTRPRGSWPGHYPSTLLVEREQGTPWIARVFSSPADRVSRVQEDAEILGFLADHGFPAERPAVDDAVTVFDGSGVLLTELIAGGRPTDAHGRVTSPEVLHELASLLGRLHSLPPVGGAAARDGGSEEHDGGFHVGRPRQDLVAAMRFLVSVEDRVAPAGRETFERLRDDVESADDAEGLPEAFTHGNFHAWAAVGVPGELSIVGWAGSGRGPRLPALAWLLRTASEGRPEFVDAVMHGYREHVSLTDEEVGRLPAVLNIRPLWLACLEYREAVRAGQTPLLDDDGGYGFHRPERSEHLAAQAVAALSDPPHRSTEP from the coding sequence ATGACGAAGAGCGGGAGTTTCAAGCGCGCGGTTCGCGACCACGCACGTAGGACCGGGCAGCGCTACACCCAGGCGCGGGCAGACCTGGAGGACATCAGTCGGCCGTTCGCCGACACGCGGCCCTTCGACCCGGACGCGCTCACGGTCCACCTGGAGTCGAAATACGGGATCCGCGTCACCTCGATGCTGCCGATCGACGACGACCCACGGACGCGGCCGCGGGGTTCGTGGCCCGGCCACTATCCCTCGACGTTGCTCGTCGAGCGCGAGCAGGGCACGCCATGGATCGCCCGGGTCTTCTCGTCGCCGGCCGACCGGGTCAGCCGCGTGCAGGAGGACGCCGAGATCCTCGGCTTCCTCGCGGATCACGGTTTTCCCGCCGAGCGGCCCGCGGTCGACGACGCCGTCACGGTGTTCGACGGCAGCGGGGTGCTGCTGACCGAGCTCATCGCCGGCGGGCGACCGACCGATGCCCACGGTCGAGTGACCTCGCCAGAAGTGCTGCACGAGCTTGCGAGCCTGCTGGGCCGCTTGCACAGCCTGCCCCCGGTGGGCGGCGCAGCTGCCCGCGACGGCGGCTCGGAGGAACACGACGGCGGCTTCCACGTCGGACGGCCTCGGCAGGACCTCGTCGCTGCGATGCGGTTCCTGGTGAGCGTCGAGGACCGGGTCGCGCCGGCCGGGAGGGAGACGTTCGAGCGGCTCCGTGACGACGTCGAGTCCGCGGACGACGCCGAGGGCCTGCCCGAAGCCTTCACGCACGGCAACTTCCACGCGTGGGCTGCCGTCGGTGTGCCCGGCGAGCTCAGCATCGTCGGGTGGGCGGGGTCCGGTCGTGGTCCGAGACTGCCGGCGCTGGCGTGGCTGCTGCGCACGGCATCGGAAGGTCGACCCGAGTTCGTCGATGCCGTGATGCACGGCTACCGCGAGCACGTCTCATTGACCGACGAGGAGGTCGGCCGGCTGCCCGCGGTGCTCAACATCCGACCGCTGTGGTTGGCGTGCCTGGAGTACCGGGAGGCGGTGCGTGCCGGGCAGACGCCGCTGTTGGACGACGACGGAGGCTACGGCTTCCACCGTCCGGAACGATCCGAGCACCTGGCAGCGCAAGCGGTCGCGGCACTCAGCGACCCGCCGCACCGGTCAACCGAGCCCTGA
- a CDS encoding carbohydrate ABC transporter permease: MSATRTVERPPNPPVTPPTRQRRGRRLVLGTPLPPWYVQVAKALVLGIFCALVIAPFVAIISTSIAPRDQISRAGGLVLWPDAVNLDAYRSILSGGVVTQAALISVGVTVVGTALSLFTSCLLAYGLSRPGSFASRPMLLIILFSMLFSAGIIPTYLLVRGVGLIDTLWALILPTMISGFNVVVLRSFFMNIPDELLESARIDGAGEWRIFSGIVIPLSKAVLAVIGLFYAVSYWNAYFNALIYLNDSGLWPLQLVLRTYVINETALSNTDLSVAENLPAQPSLQMAILVVSLVPILIVYPFLQRHFAKGMMIGAVKG, from the coding sequence ATGAGCGCGACCCGGACCGTTGAACGTCCGCCGAACCCGCCCGTGACACCGCCCACCCGGCAGCGACGGGGCAGGCGGCTCGTCCTCGGCACCCCACTGCCACCGTGGTACGTGCAGGTGGCCAAGGCACTGGTGCTCGGCATCTTCTGCGCCCTGGTGATCGCGCCGTTCGTGGCGATCATCTCCACGTCCATCGCTCCCCGCGACCAGATCTCGAGGGCCGGCGGGCTGGTGCTCTGGCCGGACGCGGTGAACCTCGACGCCTACCGTTCGATCCTCTCCGGCGGCGTCGTGACCCAGGCGGCGCTGATCAGCGTCGGCGTCACGGTGGTGGGCACCGCGCTGAGCCTGTTCACCTCATGCCTGCTCGCGTACGGGCTGTCCCGGCCCGGCTCCTTCGCCAGCCGGCCGATGCTGCTCATCATCCTGTTCTCGATGCTGTTCTCGGCAGGCATCATCCCCACCTACCTACTGGTACGGGGCGTCGGCCTGATCGACACCCTGTGGGCGTTGATCCTGCCGACCATGATCAGCGGCTTCAACGTGGTGGTGCTGCGCTCGTTCTTCATGAACATCCCAGATGAACTGCTCGAGAGCGCCCGGATCGACGGCGCCGGCGAGTGGCGGATCTTCTCTGGGATCGTGATCCCCCTCTCGAAGGCGGTGCTGGCGGTGATCGGCCTGTTCTACGCGGTGAGCTACTGGAACGCGTACTTCAACGCCCTCATCTACCTCAACGACTCCGGGCTCTGGCCGCTGCAACTCGTGCTGCGTACGTACGTGATCAACGAGACGGCGCTGTCCAACACCGACCTCAGCGTCGCCGAGAACCTGCCCGCCCAACCGTCGCTGCAGATGGCGATCCTCGTCGTCTCGCTGGTCCCGATCCTGATCGTCTATCCGTTCCTGCAGCGTCACTTCGCCAAGGGGATGATGATCGGTGCCGTCAAGGGCTGA
- a CDS encoding serine/threonine protein phosphatase, producing the protein MLSTRRVRHDHVSASLTARDDDELTALLQAAATSAVGVGGDASLIDVDGITVFAKRIPITDRELAHPHSTANLFDLPTSCQYGMHRLAGPGFGAWRELAANITVTEGVLGGESESFALLHHWRVLPGRPPVASEHLDIEAVVAQFGGDPAVRTRFEELAGASSSLVLFLEYLPDQLADLLNDPVGNAETVEQQLFEAVAFLRSREVLHMDGHFGNMRADGDRIYLVDLGLATSPRFDLSDAERAFVAHNVDHDADYAAMRLVNWLVTTVCGVPGPAEFSGGPAARNAYVRRCANGDIPPDVPAAVASILARHAPAAAEMNDFCWRLVDGDIHAQYRAPTTGPRPR; encoded by the coding sequence ATGCTCAGCACCCGACGTGTCCGTCACGACCACGTGTCGGCGTCGCTCACCGCCCGCGACGACGACGAACTGACGGCGCTCCTGCAGGCCGCGGCCACCAGCGCCGTGGGCGTGGGCGGTGACGCGTCGCTGATCGACGTCGACGGCATCACCGTGTTCGCCAAGCGCATTCCGATCACCGACCGTGAACTGGCGCATCCGCACAGCACGGCGAACCTTTTCGACCTGCCGACCTCCTGCCAGTACGGCATGCACCGCCTCGCCGGCCCGGGCTTCGGCGCGTGGCGCGAGCTGGCCGCGAACATCACAGTCACGGAGGGCGTCCTCGGCGGTGAGTCCGAGTCCTTCGCCCTGCTGCATCACTGGCGGGTGCTCCCGGGCCGCCCACCGGTCGCGTCCGAGCACCTGGACATCGAGGCGGTCGTCGCCCAGTTCGGGGGCGATCCGGCGGTGCGGACCCGGTTCGAGGAACTGGCCGGCGCGAGCTCCAGCCTCGTGCTCTTCCTCGAGTACCTCCCCGACCAGCTGGCAGACCTGCTGAACGATCCGGTGGGCAACGCCGAGACGGTCGAGCAACAGCTCTTCGAGGCCGTCGCGTTCCTGCGTAGCCGCGAGGTGCTGCACATGGATGGACACTTCGGCAACATGCGGGCCGACGGCGATCGGATCTACCTCGTCGATCTCGGGCTGGCCACCTCGCCCCGGTTCGACCTGTCCGACGCCGAGCGCGCCTTCGTCGCTCACAACGTCGACCACGATGCCGACTACGCGGCGATGCGGCTGGTGAACTGGCTGGTCACCACGGTGTGTGGGGTGCCGGGGCCGGCCGAGTTCAGCGGTGGTCCCGCCGCACGCAACGCCTACGTGCGCCGGTGCGCGAACGGCGACATCCCGCCGGACGTGCCGGCGGCCGTGGCCAGCATCCTCGCCCGGCACGCTCCCGCCGCGGCGGAGATGAACGACTTCTGCTGGCGCCTGGTCGACGGCGACATCCACGCGCAGTATCGGGCGCCCACGACGGGGCCGCGGCCACGTTAG
- a CDS encoding Gfo/Idh/MocA family protein, with amino-acid sequence MTLRIALVGAGAMGTIMARDVYPPVTEQVSVVAVVDRNHHRRAELAGGLGARAYGSLAQARAAEDLDGVDIRLPHAAHADLAVEALDAGLHVLVEKPLALTTEDCRRVAIAAARAGRVVAVAENYPHLRAVRAARAAIDDGTVGAVLALRSTRAYTLGDEWARPWRLGGEAASGLLWDQGTHHTSMLRVLGGEIVAVAAHRAGGAAGVETVTLDVRFASGLLGTSLYCWGTPARPVETEGLVLGTLAQLDIDVAYERPDGVARIVDGTGSRALCAAESYYESHRSIVVDWADAIATGRQPLVDLAAATADVRVVLAARESLARGGAEVPLGPPHLTDRSTA; translated from the coding sequence ATGACGTTGCGGATCGCGCTGGTGGGCGCGGGAGCCATGGGCACGATCATGGCCCGCGACGTCTACCCGCCGGTGACCGAGCAGGTCAGCGTGGTCGCCGTCGTGGACCGGAACCACCACCGGCGGGCCGAGCTCGCCGGTGGTCTCGGCGCCCGGGCCTACGGCTCGCTCGCGCAGGCCCGCGCCGCGGAGGACCTGGACGGCGTCGACATCCGCCTGCCGCACGCGGCACACGCGGACCTCGCCGTCGAGGCGCTGGACGCCGGGCTGCACGTGCTGGTGGAGAAGCCGCTGGCGCTGACCACCGAGGACTGCAGACGGGTGGCCATCGCGGCGGCCCGGGCCGGGCGCGTGGTCGCCGTCGCCGAGAACTACCCGCACCTGAGGGCGGTGCGCGCGGCCCGTGCGGCGATCGACGACGGCACCGTCGGCGCGGTGCTGGCGCTGCGCAGCACCCGCGCCTACACGCTCGGCGACGAATGGGCCCGGCCCTGGCGGCTGGGCGGCGAGGCCGCGTCCGGCCTGCTCTGGGACCAGGGCACCCACCACACGAGCATGCTGCGCGTGCTCGGCGGGGAGATCGTCGCCGTCGCCGCCCACCGGGCCGGCGGCGCAGCCGGGGTGGAGACCGTGACCCTCGACGTCCGGTTCGCCTCGGGGCTGCTCGGGACGTCCCTGTACTGCTGGGGCACGCCGGCCCGGCCCGTCGAGACCGAAGGACTGGTCCTCGGCACCCTGGCCCAGCTGGACATCGACGTCGCCTACGAACGGCCCGACGGTGTCGCCCGCATCGTCGACGGCACCGGTTCACGGGCGCTCTGCGCCGCCGAGTCCTATTACGAGAGCCACCGCTCGATCGTGGTGGACTGGGCGGACGCGATCGCCACCGGCCGGCAGCCGCTGGTGGACCTCGCCGCCGCAACGGCCGACGTGCGCGTCGTGCTCGCCGCTCGGGAGTCGCTCGCCCGCGGCGGCGCCGAGGTGCCGCTCGGCCCACCCCACCTGACCGACCGTTCCACTGCCTGA